The Acidimicrobiia bacterium region ACGATCAGCTGTCCGGTATCAGTCGCAGGGTCGGTGGCCACCACGTCGACGTGATCTCCCGGCGCCAGACGCAGGGTCGGGTACTCGCCCGGTGCCAACGCCACGCCCACCACCGCCTCACCCGTGGCCAGTTCGTTGCCGGAGACGAAATCGGAGGACGTGAGGATCGTGCCCGCTTCGAGGTCGACGGCTGCTGTCGAACCCGCCACCCGCGTCAGCTCGTCGGAACCGAGCGATGCGATCGGATCATCCGACGCCACATACACCACCATTAGATCGTCGGCCGCCACCACCTCGCCTCGCTCGACCGGTTGTGCCAGCGCCAGCACCGGCTCACGGGCAGCGGCGCGTGAGAACACC contains the following coding sequences:
- a CDS encoding SAF domain-containing protein; this encodes MTSSQPATRPDPAGNGQQGRSQLRVEPARPRVQVPQLLIAVFLVAIGALVAVVVFSRAAAREPVLALAQPVERGEVVAADDLMVVYVASDDPIASLGSDELTRVAGSTAAVDLEAGTILTSSDFVSGNELATGEAVVGVALAPGEYPTLRLAPGDHVDVVATDPATDTGQLIVSAVVFDIAELGTQGDRFVSLQVPAEASAEVVTAAAADRVRLVLVAGGDR